A single region of the Changchengzhania lutea genome encodes:
- a CDS encoding APC family permease: MDKQPHKFGTFLGVYTPSILTILGLIMYLRFGWVVGNVGLIKTIVIVLMASSITFITGLSASAIATNIKVGVGGEYYMISRSLGLEAGGAIGIPLYLCRTLSVTFYCYGLSEAILVLWPESQGIMPSYALQGLTIGFIVLVTTLSGKSAKLVLRSQIPIMIIVGASILALIIGVLSQDLHAPIIEPTYQTAPEGFWYVFAVFFPAVTGFTAGIGLSGDLKNPKKSIPKGTLAAVISGAIIYLIIPLLLAITGALTLEQMADPDAGVTIWTRIAVFGPWIVYPAVWGAVLSSAFGSILGGPRILQALSMDGLMPKFLSKLSKSGQPTIATWISGIIAIAAVFLGGLNTIAQYVSVLFLTLYVAVNVSAAVEQLIKEPSYRPKIHVPWYVSLLGALAAMVVMWLINPLAFVFALGLEAVILIYLISKKLEQQWGDAATGIWMHMGRYALLRLNSKKVHSRNWRPIIILFVHELKGQMPLIKLMEMLGQNSGLLSISKLVTFEDKQELKKRNQIAFEMQKELEKEGLEALTEVNVVNDIKHGMFQVAASHGIAGIKTNTAVFGWSRTIEGKIQELQIVNNIAASGKNILIAHLNTPFTERPDKRIDIWWRGEDRNGDLMLLLSYLIRLNNKWKKAVINILSVADSEKEKHVLEALIQYSIHEARIDAEIHVLIKDSEDIVGTLIKNSKTADIVFCGLARANDNFEKRTQIMERIVTSLKVVVFAQNNGMENDIPVIFSLTKA, translated from the coding sequence TAAAAACCATTGTTATTGTATTAATGGCCAGTTCCATTACGTTTATAACTGGTTTAAGTGCTTCCGCCATCGCTACTAACATCAAAGTTGGGGTTGGTGGCGAATATTATATGATATCGCGAAGTCTTGGTCTAGAAGCTGGTGGCGCTATCGGGATTCCCTTGTATTTATGTCGGACCTTAAGTGTGACGTTCTATTGTTATGGCCTTTCAGAAGCCATACTCGTATTATGGCCAGAAAGTCAAGGTATAATGCCGTCATATGCTTTGCAAGGCCTAACTATCGGTTTTATTGTTTTAGTGACGACACTCTCTGGTAAAAGTGCAAAACTGGTATTAAGATCACAAATCCCAATTATGATTATTGTTGGAGCCTCTATTCTTGCTTTAATCATTGGTGTACTCAGCCAAGACCTTCATGCACCCATTATAGAGCCGACCTATCAAACGGCCCCAGAAGGCTTTTGGTATGTGTTTGCCGTATTTTTCCCTGCCGTTACAGGGTTTACGGCTGGAATTGGTTTAAGTGGCGATTTGAAAAACCCTAAAAAATCGATTCCTAAAGGCACACTTGCCGCCGTCATCTCAGGAGCCATAATCTATCTTATCATTCCGTTGCTTTTGGCCATAACCGGGGCATTGACCTTGGAGCAAATGGCAGACCCTGATGCTGGTGTTACCATTTGGACGCGGATTGCTGTTTTTGGACCATGGATTGTGTATCCTGCCGTTTGGGGTGCCGTTTTATCATCTGCATTTGGGAGTATCTTGGGCGGACCAAGAATTCTTCAGGCGTTATCTATGGATGGTTTGATGCCGAAATTTTTATCCAAACTGTCAAAATCAGGCCAGCCCACGATTGCCACATGGATCAGTGGTATTATCGCTATAGCAGCCGTTTTTCTGGGCGGATTGAATACGATCGCACAATACGTATCTGTTCTATTTTTAACGCTCTATGTCGCTGTTAATGTGAGTGCAGCCGTGGAGCAACTGATTAAAGAACCTTCGTATCGACCAAAAATACATGTACCGTGGTACGTATCCCTTTTAGGTGCTCTAGCCGCCATGGTTGTGATGTGGTTAATCAATCCACTGGCATTCGTGTTTGCTCTAGGTCTTGAAGCTGTTATTCTTATTTATTTAATCAGCAAAAAACTGGAGCAACAATGGGGCGATGCTGCCACCGGAATTTGGATGCATATGGGTAGATATGCCTTACTTCGATTGAATTCCAAAAAGGTACATAGCAGAAACTGGCGTCCCATTATTATTTTATTTGTACATGAGTTAAAAGGACAGATGCCATTGATTAAATTAATGGAAATGCTAGGGCAAAATAGTGGCTTATTAAGCATTTCAAAACTGGTTACTTTCGAGGATAAACAAGAATTAAAAAAACGCAATCAAATTGCCTTTGAAATGCAAAAAGAATTGGAGAAGGAAGGTTTGGAAGCGTTAACTGAAGTGAATGTGGTTAACGATATAAAACACGGCATGTTCCAAGTGGCTGCTTCACATGGTATTGCCGGTATAAAAACCAACACCGCAGTCTTTGGTTGGTCCAGGACCATAGAGGGTAAGATTCAAGAGCTACAGATCGTTAATAATATTGCGGCATCTGGGAAGAATATTTTAATTGCACATCTAAACACGCCATTTACGGAGCGTCCTGATAAACGTATCGATATCTGGTGGCGCGGTGAAGATAGAAATGGTGACCTGATGCTACTGCTCTCCTATTTGATTCGATTGAATAATAAGTGGAAAAAAGCTGTAATTAATATTTTATCCGTAGCGGATTCTGAAAAAGAAAAACACGTATTGGAAGCACTTATTCAATACTCAATTCATGAAGCACGTATTGATGCTGAAATTCATGTACTTATAAAAGATAGTGAGGACATTGTGGGTACGCTAATCAAAAACAGTAAAACCGCCGATATTGTTTTTTGCGGATTAGCTAGAGCTAATGATAATTTTGAGAAACGCACTCAGATTATGGAACGTATTGTGACCAGTTTAAAGGTTGTTGTGTTTGCACAGAATAATGGCATGGAGAACGATATTCCTGTAATTTTTAGTTTGACGAAGGCGTAG
- a CDS encoding DUF6503 family protein, whose translation MKSQTKSLASILVALVITFSIHAQNADAKSAALLDALVAVNGGYQTLAAKKDVQFNYVYDNFDKGKDVSTERHIFHGEHSWASYGQHDLNVMPGTQGTAIQSYVDNKPALTLDGKAITDEKAIGGTVFLRKVNFYWFTMMYKLKDPGANYNYLGTEKVGDITYDKVSLKYDADITKKENNDEYILYFNPNTHLVDQFYFSLPDWGIDMPILKMTLAYEKVDGILVSTVRKGFMPNEKGAYVPIGVYTFSQIKFNNGFKKEDFILN comes from the coding sequence ATGAAATCACAAACTAAAAGCCTTGCCAGTATTTTAGTCGCACTCGTAATTACATTTTCAATACACGCACAAAACGCAGATGCTAAATCCGCAGCATTATTAGATGCTTTAGTAGCTGTAAATGGCGGTTACCAAACATTGGCAGCCAAAAAAGATGTTCAATTTAATTATGTATACGATAATTTTGACAAAGGAAAAGATGTATCAACAGAACGCCATATTTTTCATGGGGAGCATTCTTGGGCGTCTTATGGGCAGCATGATTTAAATGTGATGCCTGGAACACAAGGGACGGCTATACAATCGTATGTAGATAACAAGCCAGCTTTAACCTTAGACGGAAAAGCGATAACAGATGAAAAAGCCATTGGTGGCACCGTGTTTTTACGTAAAGTAAATTTCTATTGGTTTACCATGATGTACAAATTAAAAGACCCAGGAGCCAATTACAACTATTTAGGCACAGAAAAAGTAGGCGACATCACGTATGATAAAGTAAGCCTAAAATATGATGCCGATATTACCAAAAAGGAAAACAACGATGAATACATCTTGTATTTCAACCCGAATACGCATTTAGTAGATCAATTCTATTTTTCATTGCCCGATTGGGGCATTGATATGCCTATATTAAAAATGACCTTGGCTTACGAAAAAGTGGATGGTATTTTGGTGTCTACGGTGCGAAAAGGATTTATGCCAAATGAAAAAGGAGCGTATGTACCCATTGGTGTATATACGTTTAGCCAAATTAAATTTAATAATGGTTTTAAGAAAGAAGACTTTATATTGAACTGA